One part of the Brevundimonas subvibrioides ATCC 15264 genome encodes these proteins:
- a CDS encoding DNA cytosine methyltransferase has product MSIRARPAPAVYEFFAGGGLAGLGLHGFRTLFANDMDRAKAASWRANHAGDIHVGDVWTLDAGDLPGRADLAWASSPCQDVSLAGARGGLDARRSGAFWGFWRLIEALETEGRAPPVIVIENVAGLLTSGQGQDFGTICDVLAGAGYRVGALEMDAAHWLPQSRPRLFIVAMRGLSGPVASGPVGPFHSARVVAARTRLSQRAQAAWVWWSLPAPPRRNLDLAALLEPDTAVDWFTPAQTGALMALTAPLHRDRLEAARASGERRVAAGFRRVRVERGQKVQRLELRFDGLAGCLRTPSGGSSRQYLIVCQAGVVRARRLTGREAARLMGLPDSYVLPKGETAALKLMGDAVAVPVVRALSDGLLRPALEGRAVSPASAFPGPT; this is encoded by the coding sequence ATGTCGATTCGCGCGCGCCCGGCCCCCGCGGTCTATGAGTTCTTCGCCGGCGGCGGCCTGGCGGGTCTGGGCCTGCACGGCTTCCGGACCCTGTTCGCCAACGACATGGACAGGGCCAAGGCCGCGAGCTGGCGGGCCAACCACGCGGGAGACATCCATGTCGGGGACGTCTGGACCCTCGACGCCGGCGACCTGCCCGGGCGAGCCGATCTGGCCTGGGCCTCGTCCCCCTGTCAGGACGTCAGCCTGGCGGGCGCGCGCGGGGGGCTGGACGCGCGGCGGTCGGGGGCCTTCTGGGGGTTCTGGCGGCTGATCGAGGCGCTGGAGACGGAGGGGCGCGCGCCGCCGGTCATCGTCATCGAGAACGTTGCCGGTCTGCTGACCTCCGGGCAGGGGCAGGATTTCGGCACGATCTGCGACGTCCTGGCCGGGGCGGGTTACCGCGTCGGCGCGCTGGAGATGGACGCGGCCCACTGGCTGCCGCAGTCCCGGCCCCGGCTGTTCATCGTTGCCATGCGGGGCCTGTCGGGGCCGGTGGCATCCGGCCCGGTCGGTCCCTTCCATTCCGCGCGGGTGGTCGCGGCCCGGACACGGCTTTCGCAGCGGGCGCAGGCGGCCTGGGTCTGGTGGTCGCTGCCCGCGCCGCCCCGGCGCAATCTCGATCTGGCCGCTCTGCTGGAGCCGGACACGGCGGTGGACTGGTTCACGCCGGCGCAGACCGGGGCCCTGATGGCCCTGACCGCCCCCCTGCACCGCGACCGGCTGGAGGCCGCCCGGGCCTCCGGCGAGCGGCGGGTCGCGGCCGGCTTTCGGCGGGTCCGGGTCGAGCGGGGGCAGAAGGTCCAGCGTCTGGAGTTGCGGTTCGACGGCCTGGCGGGCTGTCTGCGCACGCCGTCGGGCGGATCCTCGCGCCAGTATCTGATCGTGTGCCAGGCCGGCGTCGTCCGTGCCCGCCGCCTGACCGGCCGGGAGGCCGCCCGGCTGATGGGGCTGCCGGACAGCTATGTCCTGCCGAAGGGCGAGACGGCGGCGCTGAAGCTGATGGGGGATGC
- a CDS encoding COG3650 family protein, which translates to MRASIPALTLVLALGASLGGCSAGSDDTGEAAPATAPAPVVIGGIDLVQPLRVLGTEPFWAIDVAHETLVLTRPGVADVTAPTSDPVVTGTTAVYSGTTNTGQTLVMTLIATECSDGMSDRIYPLTAKVELGEETLNGCGNTILALSQAPAP; encoded by the coding sequence ATGCGCGCCTCGATCCCGGCCCTGACCCTCGTTCTCGCGCTCGGCGCATCGCTGGGCGGATGTTCAGCGGGCTCGGACGACACCGGCGAGGCGGCGCCCGCCACGGCTCCGGCCCCGGTGGTGATCGGCGGGATCGATCTGGTCCAGCCGCTGCGGGTTCTGGGCACGGAGCCGTTCTGGGCGATCGACGTGGCGCACGAGACCCTGGTCCTGACCCGGCCGGGCGTCGCCGACGTCACGGCCCCCACCTCCGACCCCGTGGTGACCGGCACCACGGCCGTCTACAGCGGCACGACCAACACGGGCCAGACGCTCGTCATGACGCTGATCGCCACCGAATGTTCGGACGGGATGAGCGACCGGATCTATCCGCTGACGGCCAAGGTCGAACTGGGCGAGGAGACCCTCAACGGCTGCGGAAACACGATCCTGGCCCTGTCGCAGGCCCCCGCCCCCTAG